A single Primulina eburnea isolate SZY01 chromosome 11, ASM2296580v1, whole genome shotgun sequence DNA region contains:
- the LOC140805185 gene encoding uncharacterized protein, which translates to MRTLCPNLEREDALETVLEVPIPEEMFGSNKTSSWVMRPHVERAGSVFGGRDWEIQFLLGVIGAPLVPLPIRCDRTLNNNIKGHPIETSMAKYIVQQYIAAAGGEHALNSIDSMYAMGKVKMAASEIVSGKDAAKFAKLKNMKHCGPGEVGGFVLWQKRPDLWSLELMVSACKTSAGSDGKVAWRQTPWQHPHASRGPPRPLRRLLQGLDPRSTAYLFSSSICVGEKTVNNEDCFVLKLEADPSTLNARSSNNVEIIRHTVWGCFSQKTGLLVQLQDSHLLRVNDPKNDVFWKTTMESSIQDYRTIDGINIAHGGRTSVSLFSFGENSKSHTRTRMEEVWSVEEVDFNIMGLSIDCFLPPADLKKEDEGCGMIGKGDITKNKSLQRMILANPSRMVVAKGGTKVVAFDEESLEIFERDGEF; encoded by the exons ATGAGGACATTGTGCCCCAATCTAGAGAGAGAAGATGCACTCGAGACGGTGCTCGAGGTCCCTATACCCGAAGAGATGTTCGGGTCTAACAAGACTTCATCTTGGGTCATGAGGCCACATGTTGAGAGGGCTGGTTCGGTTTTCGGAGGCCGTGACTGGGAGATTCAGTTCTTGCTTGGGGTGATTGGTGCTCCTTTGGTACCTCTTCCCATACGTTGTGATCGGACACTCAATAATAACATCAAAGGTCATCCCATT GAGACTTCGATGGCTAAATACATAGTGCAACAATACATAGCTGCCGCAGGAGGTGAACATGCTTTGAACTCTATCGACAGTATGTACGCGATGGGGAAAGTCAAAATGGCAGCATCCGAAATCGTCTCCGGGAAAGATGCTGCTAAGTTTGCAAAGCTTAAGAACATGAAACACTGCGGCCCCGGGGAAGTCGGGGGATTCGTTCTCTGGCAGAAGAGGCCTGACTTATGGAGCCTGGAATTGATGGTTTCCGCTTGTAAAACCAGTGCTGGTAGTGATGGTAAGGTGGCCTGGCGGCAAACTCCCTGGCAACACCCGCATGCATCCCGTGGCCCTCCCAGACCGCTACGGAGGTTGTTACAG GGTCTGGATCCAAGATCAACGGCATATCTGTTCTCCAGTTCGATCTGCGTTGGCGAGAAAACTGTGAACAACGAGGATTGCTTCGTGTTAAAGTTGGAAGCTGATCCATCCACTCTTAACGCAAGAAGCAGCAACAATGTCGAAATAATCAGGCACACGGTTTGGGGATGTTTCAGCCAAAAAACAGGACTCTTAGTCCAGCTACAAGACTCACATTTATTAAGAGTAAATGACCCAAAAAACGACGTTTTCTGGAAGACAACAATGGAGTCATCTATCCAAGATTATAGAACCATCGATGGTATTAACATAGCACACGGTGGAAGGACTAGCGTCTCGTTGTTCAGTTTCGGGGAGAACTCGAAAAGCCATACCAGAACAAGGATGGAAGAGGTTTGGAGTGTGGAAGAGGTGGATTTCAACATAATGGGGCTTTCCATTGATTGCTTCTTGCCCCCTGCTGACTTGAAGAAGGAGGATGAAGGATGCGGGATGATCGGTAAGGGCGACATAACAAAAAACAAGTCGTTGCAACGGATGATCTTGGCCAATCCTTCTAGGATGGTTGTTGCAAAAGGAGGCACAAAAGTGGTGGCTTTTGATGAAGAGAGCTTAGAGATTTTTGAAAGGGATGGAGAATtctga
- the LOC140805325 gene encoding 18.2 kDa class I heat shock protein-like, with product MSLIPSIFGSNRSSIFDPLSMDIWDPFQGFPFHGSVANRDISGFVSTRIDWKETPEAHLFKADLPGLKKEEVKVEVEEGRVLQISGERSSEKEEKNDKWHRVERSSGKFLRRFRLPENAKVGEIKAAMEDGVLTVTVPKEEVKKPEVKAIDISG from the coding sequence ATGTCTCTGATTCCGAGCATTTTTGGCAGTAACAGGAGCAGCATTTTCGATCCTCTCTCGATGGATATCTGGGACCCTTTCCAGGGCTTCCCATTTCACGGGTCGGTAGCCAACCGAGATATATCGGGGTTCGTCAGTACGCGCATCGACTGGAAAGAGACTCCTGAGGCGCACTTGTTCAAGGCTGATCTCCCGGGGCTGAAGAAGGAGGAGGTGAAGGTGGAGGTTGAGGAAGGAAGGGTGCTCCAGATCAGCGGAGAGAGGAGCAGCGAGAAGGAGGAGAAGAACGACAAGTGGCACCGAGTGGAGAGGAGTAGCGGGAAATTCCTGCGGCGGTTCAGGCTGCCGGAAAATGCGAAGGTAGGTGAAATCAAAGCGGCAATGGAGGACGGAGTGCTTACTGTGACTGTGCCCAAGGAAGAAGTGAAGAAACCAGAGGTGAAGGCCATCGACATTTCCGGTTAA
- the LOC140804296 gene encoding guanylyl cyclase 1 isoform X1: MMWPIHLVLNKLLKPNEEDFEGSAGNHLNFIEPYQLKQSSKLDQCKTSVLSHFIDVPHINQQYTWDCGLACVLMVLRTLGVYDCDIQDLEDLCCTTSIWTVDLAYLLQKFSVVFTYCTVTLGANPDFSVETFYKEQLPNDLVRVNMLFQEAREAGIFVECRSVSTSEISEHISSGKYVAIALVDQYKLSYSRSDGVCVSNICSGSAGYTGHYVVICGYDAVTDEFEIRDPASARKHEKIASWCLGHAHKSFGTDEDLLLISLERSERISGTC, from the exons ATGATGTGGCCTATACATCTTGTTCTCAACAAACTATTAAAGCCAAACGAAGAAGATTTTGAAGGATCAGCTGGAAATCACTTGAATTTTATAGAACCCTACCAATTAAAACAGTCATCGAAACTCGATCAGTGCAAAACTTCCGTCTTGTCCCACTTCATTGAC GTCCCGCATATAAATCAACAATACACGTGGGATTGTGGTCTTGCTTGTGTTTTGATGGTTTTGAGAACTCTTGGGGTCTATGACTGTGATATTCAAGATCTGGAAGATCTATGTTGCACTACAAG TATTTGGACTGTTGATTTAGCATATTTGCTGCAAAAATTTTCTGTGGTCTTTACCTACTGTACAGTCACACTGGGAGCCAACCCAGACTTCTCGGTTGAGACCTTTTACAAG GAGCAACTACCTAATGATTTAGTTCGAGTAAATATGCTGTTCCAGGAAGCTCGTGAAGCTGGAATCTTTGTAGAG TGCAGATCTGTTAGCACCAGTGAGATTTCTGAGCACATCTCATCTGGAAAGTATGTTGCTATTGCTTTGGTTGACCAATACAAACTAAG TTATTCCCGGTCTGATGGTGTTTGTGTCTCCAATATCTGTAGTGGAAGCGCAGGCTACACCG GACATTACGTTGTTATATGTGGCTATGATGCTGTTACAGATGAGTTTGAGATTCGGGACCCTGCCAGCGCAAG AAAACATGAGAAGATTGCTTCGTGGTGTTTAGGACACGCACATAAATCCTTTGGAACTGATGAAGATCTTCTCCTG ATTTCTCTCGAAAGATCAGAAAGGATCAGTGGGACTTGTTAG
- the LOC140804296 gene encoding guanylyl cyclase 1 isoform X2, giving the protein MVLRTLGVYDCDIQDLEDLCCTTSIWTVDLAYLLQKFSVVFTYCTVTLGANPDFSVETFYKEQLPNDLVRVNMLFQEAREAGIFVECRSVSTSEISEHISSGKYVAIALVDQYKLSYSRSDGVCVSNICSGSAGYTGHYVVICGYDAVTDEFEIRDPASARKHEKIASWCLGHAHKSFGTDEDLLLISLERSERISGTC; this is encoded by the exons ATGGTTTTGAGAACTCTTGGGGTCTATGACTGTGATATTCAAGATCTGGAAGATCTATGTTGCACTACAAG TATTTGGACTGTTGATTTAGCATATTTGCTGCAAAAATTTTCTGTGGTCTTTACCTACTGTACAGTCACACTGGGAGCCAACCCAGACTTCTCGGTTGAGACCTTTTACAAG GAGCAACTACCTAATGATTTAGTTCGAGTAAATATGCTGTTCCAGGAAGCTCGTGAAGCTGGAATCTTTGTAGAG TGCAGATCTGTTAGCACCAGTGAGATTTCTGAGCACATCTCATCTGGAAAGTATGTTGCTATTGCTTTGGTTGACCAATACAAACTAAG TTATTCCCGGTCTGATGGTGTTTGTGTCTCCAATATCTGTAGTGGAAGCGCAGGCTACACCG GACATTACGTTGTTATATGTGGCTATGATGCTGTTACAGATGAGTTTGAGATTCGGGACCCTGCCAGCGCAAG AAAACATGAGAAGATTGCTTCGTGGTGTTTAGGACACGCACATAAATCCTTTGGAACTGATGAAGATCTTCTCCTG ATTTCTCTCGAAAGATCAGAAAGGATCAGTGGGACTTGTTAG
- the LOC140804295 gene encoding rop guanine nucleotide exchange factor 5-like has product MEGVTENIKQKEGCDNSLLDPLGWPIRRAGDCVNNDAFEGKRKLNANVNGVADYCKFNNQRSRLSELEMMKEKFAKLLLGEDMSGSGKGVSPALAISNAITNLCATVFGQLSRLEPLQSEKKAMWEREIECLVCVGGHIVELAPSCQTFPDGTKVEVMTCRPRSDLFLNLPALRKLDNMLLEILDGFTNTEFWYVDKGTIAPEANGAVSFQKAIQRQEDKWWLPVPRVPPGGLPEDTRKKLNHRRECASQIHKAAMAINSIALAEMEVPESYSETLPKNERACLGDVIYRCITSEHFSSECLLDCLDLSTEYSALDIANRVEAAIDLRKKRATNRSTAKSSWEIVKELVTDGDKRNLLAERAKSLLLCLRQRFPCLAQTDLDVSKIQCNKDVGKSILESYSRVLESLAFNIVARIDDLLYVDDISKHSNKTSMIGHRKVSVPYSVTISGSPYRTAFTTPNFSPARLANSPARGQRSPHLGGSGKKPSPLRGLGARRVLINYLESEVNVKN; this is encoded by the exons ATGGAAGGTGTAACTGAGAATATCAAGCAGAAGGAAGGATGCGATAACTCTTTGTTAGATCCTCTTGGTTGGCCTATAAGAAGAGCAGGAGATTGCGTGAATAACGATGCATTTGAAGGAAAACGCAAGCTTAATGCTAATGTCAATGGCGTTGCTGATTATTGCAAGTTCAATAATCAAAGATCAAGACTTTCAG AATTGGAGATGATGAAAGAAAAGTTTGCAAAACTTTTACTTGGTGAAGACATGTCTGGAAGTGGCAAAGGGGTTTCCCCTGCCCTGGCTATTTCGAATGCCATCACCAATCTTTGCG CTACTGTATTTGGGCAACTGTCGAGATTGGAGCCCCTACAATCTGAGAAGAAAGCAATGTGGGAAAGAGAGATTGAATGTCTTGTTTGTGTGGGTGGTCATATAGTAGAACTGGCACCATCTTGCCAAACATTTCCTGATGGAACTAAGGTTGAG GTTATGACTTGTCGCCCGAGatctgatctttttcttaatctccCAGCTCTTCGAAAACTTGACAACATGCTATTA GAAATACTAGACGGATTCACCAATACAGAATTTTGGTATGTTGATAAAGGTACAATAGCACCAGAGGCTAATGGTGCAGTTTCATTTCAGAAAGCCATTCAACGACAGGAGGATAAATGGTGGCTACCTGTGCCACGTGTCCCCCCTGGCGGTCTCCCTGAAGACACGAGAAAGAAATTAAACCACAGGCGTGAATGTGCAAGTCAGATCCATAAAGCTGCAATGGCTATTAACAGCATTGCCTTAGCTGAGATGGAAGTTCCAGAATCATACTCAGAAACTCTTCCAAAG AATGAGAGAGCCTGTCTGGGGGATGTCATATACCGTTGCATCACTTCTGAACATTTCTCCTCGGAATGCTTGCTTGATTGCCTCGATCTGTCTACTGAATATTCAGCTTTAGACATAGCAAATCGAGTGGAGGCAGCAATCGACTTACGGAAAAAACGGGCCACAAACCGTTCCACAGCTAAATCCTCTTGGGAGATTGTTAAAGAGCTAGTGACAGACGGAGACAAGAGGAATCTGCTTGCTGAAAGAGCTAAAAGCCTTCTTCTATGTTTGAGACAACGGTTCCCATGTCTTGCACAAACTGACTTAGATGTCAGCAAAATACAGTGCAACAAG GATGTGGGGAAGTCCATCTTAGAGAGCTACTCAAGGGTTTTAGAAAGTTTGGCATTCAACATCGTGGCACGTATCGATGATCTACTCTACGTAGATGACATAAGCAAACATTCTAATAAAACCAGCATGATTGGCCACAGAAAGGTTTCAGTCCCATATTCAGTGACCATTTCGGGCTCTCCATACCGCACAGCATTCACCACGCCAAACTTTTCACCTGCTCGACTTGCTAATAGCCCTGCGAGAGGCCAGAGGAGTCCACATCTTGGTGGCAGTGGCAAAAAACCATCCCCACTCCGTGGATTAGGAGCAAGAAGGGTGCTCATAAATTACCTGGAAAGCGAGGTAAATGTAAAGAATTGA
- the LOC140804297 gene encoding LOW QUALITY PROTEIN: uncharacterized protein (The sequence of the model RefSeq protein was modified relative to this genomic sequence to represent the inferred CDS: inserted 2 bases in 1 codon), with protein sequence MSATSIHITALDGIVXVNSLFTFAVFIGLAWNPADPNNTLIDPTQPPDCSPSPTTAERLVCFHVYSFSCFLFSSLVALGLKQAIRLARDSPAHWPIDLALVNKTGLRIGYAFSAAGSVCGSVFLMLALVNVVQIKLGMLGCGGSRHGFAAVVPLVILVPSGLLIYVCTVLYAFTR encoded by the exons ATGTCGGCTACCAGCATCCACATAACGGCCCTCGACGGGATCGT TGTCAACTCCCTCTTCACATTCGCCGTCTTCATCGGCCTCGCATGGAACCCAGCCGACCCCAACAACACTCTCATCGATCCGACCCAACCACCAGACTGCTCCCCGAGCCCGACGACCGCCGAACGCCTCGTGTGTTTTCACGTGTATTCCTTCAGCTGCTTCCTATTCTCCAGCCTCGTGGCGCTGGGGCTGAAACAGGCCATCAGATTGGCCCGCGACAGCCCGGCCCACTGGCCGATAGACCTGGCACTGGTGAACAAGACGGGTCTCCGGATCGGGTATGCTTTCTCCGCCGCGGGTTCGGTATGTGGGTCGGTTTTCTTGATGCTGGCTCTGGTGAACGTGGTGCAGATAAAGCTAGGAATGCTGGGGTGTGGAGGGAGCAGGCATGGGTTTGCGGCGGTGGTGCCGCTCGTGATTCTGGTGCCGTCGGGGCTTCTGATTTATGTTTGTACTGTGCTTTACGCTTTTACTCGTTGA
- the LOC140804298 gene encoding uncharacterized protein yields MDKLFCIMLFMIIGIAGVYSAGECPKSTPDMEAMKLLPCASAAQDSNAAVSKGCCTQVKKLGQNPKCLCAVMLSKTAKSSGVKADIAITIPKRCNLADRPVGYKCGAYILP; encoded by the exons ATGGACAAACTCTTCTGCATTATGCTTTTCATGATCATCGGGATCGCCGGTGTGTATTCAGCCGGTGAATGTCCTAAATCAACCCCAGACATGGAAGCGATGAAGCTTCTTCCGTGCGCTTCCGCCGCACAAGATTCTAACGCCGCGGTTTCCAAAGGTTGCTGCACTCAGGTTAAGAAACTGGGGCAGAACCCCAAGTGCTTGTGTGCAGTTATGCTGTCGAAAACGGCCAAGAGCTCCGGGGTGAAGGCTGATATCGCCATAACCATTCCCAAGAGATGCAACCTTGCTGACAGGCCGGTTGGTTACAAATGTGGAG CTTACATTTTGCCTTAA